A segment of the Candidatus Sumerlaea chitinivorans genome:
CCAGTGAACTTGTCCAAGTGCTGTTCGTACCACGCGCGAAGCTCCTCGTCGGTTGGCGGCTTCCGACTTTGCTCGCGACGCCGTAGCCATTCCGTCGTCACTTCGATGATTTTCTTCGACTCCATTTCGGAGCGATACACAGGATCTTTCTCTAAACCGAGGGCCTTCGATTCGCGCTTGACCAGCTCCATGACGATTTTCGGCGAGCTCCTTAGGAATTTCAGTCGTTCGTCGTAATTCATCCCACGCCACGATTTCTGGTAGGGCAGCACCTCACGCTGGAAATCGTCGTACGTATAGCGAAAATCCCCAATCCGCGCGAGCCATGTGGACGCCGTCAGAGGATCCGTGCCCCCCGGATCATCGCGACGCAGCGCCTCCGTGTTCATTTCCAGTTTGTACTTCGAGCTTAACCGGTCGAAAAGATTGCGACGGGCTGTATCTTCAATCCGGCGTTGGTCCTCGGCACTAAGTTCAATTTTGTTCCGTACCTGTTCAAAGCTCAACGTCTGCGTTTCCGTACGGTCCATAATCTTCAGAATGTGAAAGCCATGGGGTGACCGCACCACTTCGGTTATGGACGTCCCACGCGCTTGCTCGACAGCACGCTGGACCTCACTCATCATGTCGGATTCGAGTTTGAAGACTTCCTTACGCCGGCTCGCCGGGGCGTCGCTGTGTTTCTCGGCAAGTTCCAGAAAATCCGCCCCAGCAATCGCCTCCGCACGAAGTTTCTTCGCGAGCGCCTCTTTCGACGTCAGCTCATCCTTCTTGAGGGGCACGAGAAGTTTTTCACCCGCTTGCACCTCACGGTAATCCACTTCCCCCGTCTCAACCCCCGGCGAGCGACGATAAAAGTGAAATGGATCTTCCCTCAGGATACGGCGCACCGCTTGCGGATCGCCCGCCTCGCGCTTTGCAATCTCCGCGAGCGTTTCGCCAGACTTCACTTCGTAACTTTTGTAAGCCGACAGATAAATTTCCGCCAGTTTTGTGACCCCCGGCACCGTGTACTTCGTGGCCTTCTCCTGCTCGTAAAGTTCGCGCATCCGCTCCTCACGCGCCTTTTCGAGCTCCTTGGCGAAGACGCGCTCGTAGTACAGGCGGTTGAAGACCTCTCCTTCGTACTCCGCAAGTTTCTCCCGGATCGTACTCGTGTTCTCGTCAATGCCTTCGGTCTTGGCTTTTTCATAGAGGAAGCGTTCGTAGAGAAAATCCTTCACTACCTCGCGGAGGACCGCATCCGAGGCGTTTAGGATCACTGCCGGCGAAAACTGCGCCAACGCGCGTGGCTTGCGAAGTTGGAGCGTTGCCGACAATTCCTCTTTCGTGAACTGCCCCCCATCGTAGGTTGCGAGCACCTCCGGCAGCCTTGCCAAGCGTTTTGCAAGGGCTCCTTCCATGGATTCCGACGGCGTCGTGCCGCCATCCTTCGCAACGGTTCCGGTTGTCTCC
Coding sequences within it:
- a CDS encoding Survival protein SurA precursor (Peptidyl-prolyl cis-trans isomerase SurA), yielding MKQLVRQLVSLIAVTLLTLSTGSGWAEETTGTVAKDGGTTPSESMEGALAKRLARLPEVLATYDGGQFTKEELSATLQLRKPRALAQFSPAVILNASDAVLREVVKDFLYERFLYEKAKTEGIDENTSTIREKLAEYEGEVFNRLYYERVFAKELEKAREERMRELYEQEKATKYTVPGVTKLAEIYLSAYKSYEVKSGETLAEIAKREAGDPQAVRRILREDPFHFYRRSPGVETGEVDYREVQAGEKLLVPLKKDELTSKEALAKKLRAEAIAGADFLELAEKHSDAPASRRKEVFKLESDMMSEVQRAVEQARGTSITEVVRSPHGFHILKIMDRTETQTLSFEQVRNKIELSAEDQRRIEDTARRNLFDRLSSKYKLEMNTEALRRDDPGGTDPLTASTWLARIGDFRYTYDDFQREVLPYQKSWRGMNYDERLKFLRSSPKIVMELVKRESKALGLEKDPVYRSEMESKKIIEVTTEWLRRREQSRKPPTDEELRAWYEQHLDKFTGAEKVKLREITKRVNLLLPDAERQAAIESAKKQLNDIRSKIRTVQDFEEYARRESDAIATRSRGGLIGVVPTSFRGDAFRNEIAKLKVGQISEPFLYGSEVMIIMLEEKIPAPVVSFEEALPKVRRMYELEQTRKGRDLERDELFKEKRVELKF